One part of the Vicia villosa cultivar HV-30 ecotype Madison, WI linkage group LG6, Vvil1.0, whole genome shotgun sequence genome encodes these proteins:
- the LOC131615081 gene encoding uncharacterized protein LOC131615081 — protein sequence MESLMKQIIEDMRVNEIKELDMIKVVIQSVKKEIEDERRLRKSSESRYQSLARELSEVKSLFCCSLRDLEREKRTSILLENLCDDFVVGVKDYEHEVRSITHNANKNHIENKSSIDRLILHISEAWLDERTQMKLLHDSHNGNDLQQTHLIIDKLHVDIETFLRAKQSIDSSKYSNSSTKKVKEIYPCLHSLDSFKLKETITSPHNFSKKASVGTDIVEEKMNAEKGLTKLKNMPCETEQGLPESDKCRTKRIYLSQSLVGNSSISSDGDKVYPESICREDSCVHSAVNVKGSPVKQWKTTLAREVKDNIFMAKLIEAWLEEHKSQLKTRKFSF from the coding sequence ATGGAGAGCTTAATGAAGCAAATAATAGAAGACATGCGTGTTAATGAAATCAAAGAGCTTGATATGATCAAAGTCGTAATTCAATCTGTCAAGAAAGAGATTGAAGACGAAAGGAGGTTAAGAAAGAGTTCAGAAAGCCGATATCAGAGCCTTGCCAGGGAGCTTTCGGAAGTGAAGTCTTTGTTCTGTTGTAGTTTGAGAGATCTCGAAAGAGAGAAAAGAACAAGTATCCTTTTGGAAAATTTGTGCGACGATTTTGTTGTAGGAGTAAAAGATTATGAACATGAAGTACGTTCTATAACGCACAATGCGAATAAAAACCACATCGAAAACAAAAGTAGCATTGATAGACTAATACTTCATATTTCAGAAGCTTGGCTTGACGAGCGCACGCAAATGAAACTACTTCATGACAGTCACAATGGTAATGATCTCCAACAGACACATTTAATTATCGATAAATTACACGTCGATATTGAAACATTTCTTCGAGCAAAGCAATCTATCGACTCAAGTAAATATAGTAACTCCTCCACTAAGAAGGTCAAGGAAATTTACCCTTGCCTACATTCATTGGATTCCTTTAAACTAAAGGAAACAATAACTTCACCTCATAATTTTTCTAAGAAAGCTTCCGTTGGTACCGACATTGTTGAAGAGAAAATGAATGCTGAAAAAGGACTTACCAAACTCAAAAACATGCCATGTGAGACAGAACAAGGTCTACCAGAAAGTGATAAATGCAGGACAAAGAGAATTTATTTAAGTCAGAGCCTAGTTGGAAACAGTTCCATTTCATCAGATGGTGATAAGGTGTATCCTGAGAGTATTTGCAGGGAAGATTCATGTGTTCATTCAGCAGTTAATGTTAAGGGAAGTCCTGTAAAACAGTGGAAAACAACATTGGCTAGGGAAGTAAAAGACAATATATTTATGGCAAAATTGATTGAAGCATGGTTAGAGGAACATAAGTCTCAGTTAAAGACTAGAAAATTCTCTTTTTGA
- the LOC131615082 gene encoding BTB/POZ domain-containing protein POB1-like, which yields MDLNVYRNGDSEDTDLGFAFNDFSFSDRIIQLEIIEELIDVCPNVKSSSTSANQTILGKRRREDIQKDNVEDLLLDQPDIHDSAACKPRDLEVDVMVEASMADDETVNPTNVADSLMDCSPVLKVRTLHINSSILAAKSMFFYKLFSNGMKESRQMHVTLRIHASEEAPFMELLNFMYNSSLNATSPPKLLDVFMAADKFDVPSCNKYCSRRLLNVPMTMEFALLYLELPLSVRMSNTARPLVIAAKKYLVARYKNITTHQEELMELPLAGIMALLSSDELQVASEDVVYDFVLTWAQTQYPSLEERRKILRANLIHFIRFPFMTCSKLKTVQTCNDFDHEVTSKVVFDALYFKSEAPHQQKILAAEFASTSHLFIERSYMYRPIKVVEFEHPHQQCVVYFDLKREECANLFPSGRVCSQPFHLGGQRFFLSAQCNMDPYRFYHCFGLFFGMQEIGSANFSVDYEFAIRSRPTLEYIRKYKGNFIFSGGNAVGYKNFFATPWTSFMAEDSLLFINDFLYFRAELTIKKQAEFQ from the exons ATGGACTTGAATGTCTATAGAAACGGAGATTCTGAGGATACAGATCTTGGCTTTGCCTTCAACGATTTTAGTTTCTCAGATAGAATCATTCAACTAGAAATCATAGAGGAACTTATTGATGTTTGCCCTAATGTCAAGAGTTCCTCCACTAGTGCTAATCAAACTATCCTCGGCAAAAGGAGAAGGGAGGACATCCAGAAAGACAATG TAGAAGACTTATTGTTGGACCAGCCTGATATACACGATTCTGCGGCATGTAAGCCTCGGGATTTAGAGGTGGATGTAATGGTTGAAGCATCCATGGCTG ATGATGAGACTGTCAATCCCACAAATGTTGCAGATTCTCTCATGGACTGCTCTCCAGTACTTAAAGTGAGAACACTACATATTAACTCTTCCATCCTGGCTGCGAAGAGTATGTTCTTCTATAAG CTCTTCTCTAACGGGATGAAGGAGTCGCGACAAATGCACGTCACCCTGAGAATCCATGCATCTG AGGAAGCTCCATTCATGGAGCTTTTGAACTTTATGTACAACAGTTCTCTAAACGCGACCTCACCACCTAAATTGTTGGACGTCTTCATGGCGGCCGACAAGTTTGATGTGCCGTCCTGCAACAAGTACTGCAGTCGGAGATTGCTGAATGTACCCATGACAATGGAGTTTGCGTTGCTCTACCTAGAGCTTCCTTTGAGTGTGCGAATGTCTAATACTGCTCGGCCATTGGTTATAGCAGCAAAAAAGTATCTTGTTGCTCGTTACAAGAACATCACAAC GCATCAAGAGGAGCTGATGGAATTGCCACTTGCTGGGATTATGGCATTGTTATCTAGCGATGAGCTTCAAGTCGCATCTGAGGATGTAGTGTACGACTTCGTGCTGACATGGGCTCAAACACAGTACCCTAGTCTGGAAGAGAGGAGAAAAATTCTCAGAGCAAATCTTATCCACTTCATCCGCTTCCCGTTCATGACCTGCTCCAAGCTGAAGACGGTCCAAACTTGCAACGACTTCGACCATGAAGTCACTTCTAAGGTAGTATTTGATGCCTTGTATTTCAAGTCTGAGGCACCACACCAGCAAAAGATACTAGCTGCGGAATTTGCTTCCACTAGCCACCTCTTCATTGAGCGCTCATACATGTACCGCCCTATTAAAGTTGTGGAATTCGAACATCCACATCAACAGTGTGTGGTCTACTTTGACCTAAAACGGGAGGAGTGTGCCAACTTGTTCCCCTCTGGTCGCGTTTGTTCACAACCCTTCCATTTAGGCGGTCAGAGGTTTTTCTTATCAGCGCAATGCAATATGGACCCGTATCGCTTCTACCATTGCTTTGGCTTGTTCTTTGGCATGCAGGAGATTGGCTCTGCCAACTTCAGTGTTGACTATGAATTTGCTATTCGGTCGAGGCCAaccttagaatatatcagaaagTATAAAGGCAACTTTATATTTAGCGGAGGAAATGCAGTCGGTTACAAGAACTTTTTTGCTACACCATGGACATCATTCATGGCGGAGGATAGCCTCCTATTTATTAACGACTTTCTATATTTTAGAGCAGAGCTAACAATCAAGAAGCAAGCAGAATTTCAATAG